A window of Halomicrobium zhouii genomic DNA:
CGCCTCGCTCGGTGATCGGGTCGCACTCGTCCAGGGTGACGCCGCGAGCCTTCCCCTCGACGACGACTCCGTCGGTCTCGCCGTCTACGTCGCCACGCTCCACCACCTCCCGAGGCGCGAGGACAGGCGCCGGAGCCTCGACGAACTGGCTCGCGTCCTCGCGCCGGACGGACGCGCACTCGTCAGTGCGTGGTCAACCGCTCACGACCGCTTCGACGCGTCGGCCGACGACGCCGTCGGGTTCGACACGACCATCGACTGGACGCGCCCCGGCGACGAAGTCGTCCCCCGGTTCTACCACATCTACGCGCCCGACGAGTTCCGCGAGGACGTCGCCGCCAGCGGTCTCGCCCTCGTGGACTTCGAGATCTCCAGCGGCAACTGCTACGCCGTCGTGCGACCGGAAGGGAAACGCCCTTAAACTACGACGGGATACGCTGGAGTACAGGCTTCGCTCCAACGAAGCGAGCACCGGTGGTGAGCGATTCCGGAGGAATCGCGAACCTCGGTGCGAATGAGCGGAGCGAATTCGCACCGGTGTTGAGACGGACGAAGTCCGTCGATGCACGGTGCACGAACGAAGTGAGTGCACCGGTGGTCTAATGGCATGACTTTGGCCTTCCAAGCCAACGATCCGGGTTCAACTCCCGGCCGGTGCATCCTGCGGAGACGACAACCGAGCAGCGACAGTAGTGTTCGCGGTCAGGGGTCGACGGTCGTCCAGACGTCGGAGGTGAGGACCGCGTCGGGGTTCTCGGGAACGGAGAGTCGGAGCCCTTGGTCCGTCTCGATACTCACGACGTCGGGGGCGTTGATGCCCGGCGAATTGCGAGCGGGATGCGTGAGTGGTTCATCCCGGCTGGGGAATCCTTGAACGGCCGGGCAATCGACCGGTGAAACTGGTTCTGGGTTCTGTTCGCTTCCGGTTTCACCCCGTCCACAGGCTCCCTCGGTATCGCTGGCATCGCCATCCCTGTCGGCGTGGACCGTCACACTGGAGACTCGACCGCTGAGCCACGAGAAGACTCGCCCGACGTACTCGCGCAGGGACCAGGAGCGGTCCGACAGTGCCTCGTCCGGCGTTTCGTCACCATCGGGGGGCTTGTCAACCGGTGTGATACTCATACGCAATATTCGCCGGGACGACACAAAGCCATGGGGTCAATAACTGACTCAGTCGTTCGTAAACCCGTCCAAAACCGCGAGTAAGCACTTGTTGCAACCGTACACGTCAGCCTAAAACCGATCTGATCCGCGACTGGCGTCACTCAGAGTTCGATTCGTTCGACGAGCGGCTCGGTCTCCTCCCGGATGTTGAGTGCGACGATTCGGACGTGTTCTTCCAGTCCGGAGCCGTGGAGTTTCGCCTTCAACAGGTTGTCGACCTGGTAGACACCGGCGGCGTTGGTCATCTCGATCTCGACGAGGACTGCCTTGTCGTCGCCCGGTTCGAGGAAGACGCGCTTGATAGCCTGGCTCGACACCGTATTGATGCCCCGGCCGCCCTGTTCGTAGGGAATACGGGACCGGCCCTGTTCCATGTCCAGTGCGTCAGCGACGCGGACGACGCCCGCTTCGAGCGTCAGCGGGTCCTCCGGAGTGTGGTGACAGAGGATGGCGTGGAGTATCTCGCCCTTGACGCGCACCTCGTCCGCGACGTCGTAGAACTCCGGGAGGACGCGGTCCAGCAGGTCCGCGGCCAGCGGGATGGAGTAGTAGGGGTGCTCGTCCCGGTGAACGACGTGACCGATGTCGTGCAGCGTCGCCGCGAGAGCGACGATAACCGGTTCGTCCGCTTCGTCGAGCCCCTGTTCGAGCGCGCCGTTGAACGCGACGTCGCCCCGCTTGAGCAGGTCGTAGAGGCAGAGGGCCCGATGCCGGACGATGCTGACGTGTTTGCTCCCGTGGTCGTTGTACCCCTTTCGCGCGACTGGATTGACGTTCTGGGCCTCGAGATAGGCCTGTATCTCCTCGTCAGTTTCGACGTATTCGAGCACGTCGTTGACGCGTTCGTCGGGGAACGCGTGGTCTGCCGACGGGTCGTAACGGTGCCCGTCGCTATCGGCGTCTGTCTCGGTGTCACTCATCGAACGGATATTCGAAAGCCACGGAGAAAAGAACTCGGCTCTTCGGGTCGGTCATCTTCAGCGGTGTGAGCGAATGACGAGTTGCCGAGCAGATCTCCACACCTCACCTGTAGAGCAAAGGCCACCGGCGAGAGACCAAGGGGGGTGGGGGTCTTGGCTATCGAGGGCCGGGTGGCACAGGCTGGTATAATCGAACCAGCAACTAGTTTAAATATTTCTCGTAGACATAATACTATCATCGATATCGACGCTCGAAATCGAACCGTGTGAACGGGTTTCAATCGAATCGGGCGAACGGGTTTCGAGGACGCCAGTGATGGCGTCCACCGTCGAGTCGGCTCTGCACCGGCTGGTATGCACACGCCTGCGATTTTCGCCGAATTTCCTTCTAGCAATCGTCTCCTATACGTGCCAGTAACGCGTTATTCGAGTACCACATATGTCGAATCGCCGCGATGAACACCCGACTGGACACTCGCTCGCACGAAGTGATGCCATCGTCGAACTGACGTTCGTACCGCCTCAACCGACGGTAACGTGGCGAATACGGACCCAGCGCGCTCACACGACCGCCGACGCCCCGCTATCCCAACGCATTCGTGTAGTCAGGCTCCGCTGAGACGAGCAAAAAGCCTATAATAACGACAGCGTAAATTCCGCTTACGATGGTAGCACCCGTCCTTCAAATCGGACTGCCCGGAACCCAGGAGATGATGATCATTCTCCTGATCGCAGTCCTGCTGTTCGGCGCGAACAAAATCCCCAAGCTCGCCCGCTCGACCGGCGAGGCGATGGGTGAATTCCAGAAAGGCCGCGAAGAAGTGGAGCAGGAACTCCAGGAGATCAGGGAAGGCGAGACCAAATCCAGCACGTCTGCCGACACCACGGTCGAATCGGACGCCACCGAATCCACCACGACCGAGACGTCCACCGAGTAATTCGCGCGATTTCTGCTATTTTCACTCCCCGGAGTGGAACGGAAAGCGTTTTTCACTAACCTGCGTTGTACCGAACAGGGCGTGTGGCCTAGTGGATCAGGGTGAGGGGTTCCTAACCCCTAGATCGCGGGTTCGAATCCCGCCACGCCCGTGCAGGGAGGAGCGAAGCGACGACCGAACCGGCATGGCGGGATTCCTGAACCCTGCGAGTCACAGCCCGCGCAGGGCGAAGCCCGAGCAGGAATGTCTCGCTCCGGTTCGAATCCCGCCACGCCCGCTTCGTGGTTTCTCGCGTCCGCTCGAAACACACTCGCGGGCGTGGCGTAGCTCGCAAACGCTACGCGTTTGCTCACTCCCGCCACGCCCGTGCAAGGAGGAGCGTAGCGGCGACTGAACCGGCATGGCGGGATGCGCAACCCTGGAAGTCGCAGTGCGCGTAGCGAACGAAGTGAGCGAGCGCAACCGTCTTGCTCCAGTTCGAATCCGGTCTCTACTCGACGACGACGGCGCCTTTCATCCCGATGCCCTCGTGGGGTCTGCAAGCGTACCGATAGACGCCGGACTGCTCGAACGTGTGCTCGAAGTGGACGCCGGGCTCGGCGCTGATGTCGTCAGTCCGGATATCGGCGTCCTCGAACACGACGTCGTGACCGCCCCCCTCACCAGTCCACTCCCACGAGACCGTCGTCCCGGCTGCAATCTTCACCGCGGGCGGCGAGAAGGCGAAGGCGCCGCGGAGGGCTTCGGCGCCGACCATCACCGTCGTCGTCTCCACGTCAGTTTCGTCGGCGATGGTGCCGTCCCAGCTACTGCCGTTCGCGAGCCACTCGTTGACGACGGGATAGTCGGTCGACGGCGGCGTGGCGACGACGACAGCGCCTTTCATTCCCTCGTCCTCGTGTGCTTCGCAAACGTAGCGGTACGTTCCGGTCTCGTCGAAGGTATGTTCGAAGATAGTACCGGTGTTACCCTCGAACGGTTCGCCGCTCTCGAAGGCGCCGTCGACGGAGACGACGTTGTGCTCGCCGCCGTGGCCAGTCCACTCCCAGTAGACTGTCGTGCCGGGCGTGACCTTGACAGCCGGCGGGCCGAACGCCAGATGGTTGCCATCGCCCGTGACGTCGTCGCCGACCCAGATGGAGACGGAATCGTCCAGACCGGCGCCCGGTATCGTTCCGTCGTAGCCGTTGGCGTCGGCGAGCCACGCGTCGAGGTCGGTTTCGGATTGCTCGCTCGCGTCCGGCGATGGCTCTGTAGTGGAGGTCTGAGTTGCGTCGTTCTCGGCCGTGTCCGGTGAGCGGGTCGTTCCGCTGCTTACGCATCCGGCAGTGGCCGTCAGTGCTGCTGCGGTACTGAGGAGGTGGCGTCTGGTAAGCGGGGAGCGCATACCTGACTCTACGTTCGACCCGCTTCGACGTAATGCGACGCTCTGGTTTCCAGATTCTGGAAATCGGTATTCGATACTTTACTCCGTCATCGAATACGTTCGGACGCGGCCGTCACCCTGAATTCCACACGCCGACCGACGAACCGGTACGTTGAGGGGCCTCCCCCTCAATCGGCCCGCTGAAGCGACGACCCTCCGCGGCGGCAGACGAGACCCACAACGACGACCCCTGTGATTCGACCGACGGATCGCGACGGATCGATAGCCATGACGACAGACGAACACCACGCGAACCAGTCACTGTTCGACGCCCTCGCGGACCCCGATTGTCGTCAGATAGTCGTCTCCCTCGAGTCGCCCGCCTCCGCCAAGGAGGTCGCAGAGCAGTGTGATCTTCCCCAGACGAGCACGTACCGCAAGCTCGAACTCCTGAGCGAGGCAGGCCTCGTCGAGGAACGGACGCGGATCCGCTCCGATGGGCACCACGCCACCTGTTACGTCAGGGACTTCGACGGCGTGTTCGTCGCGGTCGACGGAGACCAGTCCTTTGATGTCGACGTGGTGAGTGGGTCCGAATCACCCGACGAACGGCTCGCACGCTTCTGGTCACGCATCAGTGAGGAACTATGAACGGGACTATTCCAATCGTCGTCATCGCATTCAAGACCGTCACGCTCTGCCTGGGCGGCCTGATCACGTATCTCGCCGCCAAGGCCGCTCGCAAGACCGGTTCTCCCGGGCTTACGTATCTCGCCGTGGGGTTCGGTATCGTCACCTTCGGTTCGCTGCTCGCGGGGATCGTCGACCAGTTACTCGTGTTCGACGGGGCTCAGGCGCTCGTCCTGGAGAACGGGCTGACCATGGTC
This region includes:
- a CDS encoding class I SAM-dependent methyltransferase, giving the protein MADDQATRRDVRDTYEEIADHFSKTREYAWPEVESFVESAGNVDLALDVGCGNGRHAELLATGAAEVLALDASRGLLLESRERLASLGDRVALVQGDAASLPLDDDSVGLAVYVATLHHLPRREDRRRSLDELARVLAPDGRALVSAWSTAHDRFDASADDAVGFDTTIDWTRPGDEVVPRFYHIYAPDEFREDVAASGLALVDFEISSGNCYAVVRPEGKRP
- a CDS encoding HD domain-containing protein; this translates as MSDTETDADSDGHRYDPSADHAFPDERVNDVLEYVETDEEIQAYLEAQNVNPVARKGYNDHGSKHVSIVRHRALCLYDLLKRGDVAFNGALEQGLDEADEPVIVALAATLHDIGHVVHRDEHPYYSIPLAADLLDRVLPEFYDVADEVRVKGEILHAILCHHTPEDPLTLEAGVVRVADALDMEQGRSRIPYEQGGRGINTVSSQAIKRVFLEPGDDKAVLVEIEMTNAAGVYQVDNLLKAKLHGSGLEEHVRIVALNIREETEPLVERIEL
- a CDS encoding twin-arginine translocase TatA/TatE family subunit — its product is MPGTQEMMIILLIAVLLFGANKIPKLARSTGEAMGEFQKGREEVEQELQEIREGETKSSTSADTTVESDATESTTTETSTE
- a CDS encoding halocyanin domain-containing protein — protein: MRSPLTRRHLLSTAAALTATAGCVSSGTTRSPDTAENDATQTSTTEPSPDASEQSETDLDAWLADANGYDGTIPGAGLDDSVSIWVGDDVTGDGNHLAFGPPAVKVTPGTTVYWEWTGHGGEHNVVSVDGAFESGEPFEGNTGTIFEHTFDETGTYRYVCEAHEDEGMKGAVVVATPPSTDYPVVNEWLANGSSWDGTIADETDVETTTVMVGAEALRGAFAFSPPAVKIAAGTTVSWEWTGEGGGHDVVFEDADIRTDDISAEPGVHFEHTFEQSGVYRYACRPHEGIGMKGAVVVE
- a CDS encoding winged helix-turn-helix domain-containing protein; the protein is MTTDEHHANQSLFDALADPDCRQIVVSLESPASAKEVAEQCDLPQTSTYRKLELLSEAGLVEERTRIRSDGHHATCYVRDFDGVFVAVDGDQSFDVDVVSGSESPDERLARFWSRISEEL
- a CDS encoding DUF7521 family protein: MNGTIPIVVIAFKTVTLCLGGLITYLAAKAARKTGSPGLTYLAVGFGIVTFGSLLAGIVDQLLVFDGAQALVLENGLTMVGFGIIAYSLYVTRRDSAPAR